One genomic segment of Natrialbaceae archaeon AArc-T1-2 includes these proteins:
- the srp19 gene encoding signal recognition particle subunit SRP19, giving the protein MVENVIWPAYLDSELSRAEGRRVPEDLAVEEPTVDEIAKAVQQIGYDATIEREKSYSREPWRERGRVVVRGSEDSKNDLVQAVAAYVVAMRE; this is encoded by the coding sequence ATGGTCGAGAACGTCATCTGGCCCGCCTATCTCGATTCGGAGCTCTCGCGGGCCGAGGGTCGGCGGGTGCCCGAGGACCTGGCAGTCGAGGAACCGACGGTCGACGAAATCGCCAAAGCCGTCCAGCAGATCGGTTACGACGCCACGATCGAACGCGAGAAGTCCTACTCCAGAGAGCCCTGGCGAGAGCGGGGCCGGGTCGTCGTCCGCGGGTCCGAGGACTCGAAAAACGACCTCGTCCAGGCAGTCGCGGCCTACGTCGTCGCGATGCGAGAGTGA
- a CDS encoding H/ACA ribonucleoprotein complex subunit GAR1, giving the protein MYRVGEVVRTAQGLAVVRSPDAEHAEIGTEVLDDELTDVGRVVDVFGPVEQPYLAVTPEADVHLPGLVGRVLYAR; this is encoded by the coding sequence ATGTACCGAGTCGGCGAAGTCGTCCGGACCGCACAGGGACTTGCCGTCGTGCGATCACCGGACGCCGAACACGCGGAGATCGGGACCGAAGTTCTCGACGACGAACTCACAGACGTCGGTCGCGTCGTCGACGTCTTCGGTCCCGTCGAGCAGCCCTACCTCGCGGTGACGCCCGAAGCGGACGTCCACCTCCCGGGGCTGGTCGGTCGGGTGCTGTACGCACGCTGA